In Mauremys reevesii isolate NIE-2019 linkage group 20, ASM1616193v1, whole genome shotgun sequence, the following are encoded in one genomic region:
- the NIPSNAP2 gene encoding protein NipSnap homolog 2 isoform X2: MRCRIILLRERERTVEEERRWHEPQGPYTEGLASSTNRAGEDSWLKSLFVRKVDPRKDAHSNLLAKKETSSLYKIQFHNVKPEYLDAYNKLCQEVLPKIHEEKHYPCALVGTWNTWYGEQDQAVHLWRYEGGYPALTEVMNKLRQNKEFTEFRKERGNMLLSRKNQLLLEFSFWNEPVPREGPNIYELRSYQLRPGTMIEWGNYWARAIRFRQDNNEAVGGFFSQIGQLYMVHHLWAYKDLQSREDIRNAAWNKHGWDELVYYTVPLIQEMESRIMIPLKISPLQ; this comes from the exons ATGAGATGCAGAATTATTCtcctgcgagagagagagagaacagtggAGGAGGAAAGGCGCTGGCATGAGCCTCAAGGGCCGTATACTGA GGGGCTGGCATCATCAACTAACAGAGCAGGTGAAGACAGCTGGTTAAAATCACTCTTTGTTCGCAAAGTGGATCCAAGGAAAGATGCTCACTCCAATCTACTAGCCAAAAAGGAGACCAGCAGTCTGTATAAAATACAGT TTCACAATGTAAAGCCAGAATACCTAGATGCCTACAACAAACTTTG TCAAGAGGTGCTGCCAAAGATTCATGAAGAAAAACACTACCCGTGTGCACTGGTGGGGACTTGGAACACGTGGTACGGAGAGCAAGATCAGGCTG TACATCTCTGGCGGTATGAGGGAGGCTATCCAGCTCTTACTGAGGTCATGAATAAGCTCCGACAAAATAAA GAATTCACGGAGTTTCGCAAAGAAAGGGGTAACATGCTTCTCTCTCGCAAGAACCAGCTTCTGTTGGAATTTAGTTTCTGGAATGAACCTGTTCCCAGGGAGGGTCCTAATATTTATGAACTGAGATCTTATCAACTTAGA CCTGGAACAATGATTGAATGGGGCAACTATTG GGCTCGTGCTATTCGTTTCCGACAGGACAATAATGAAGCAGTTGGAGGATTTTTCTCACAAATCGGACAGTTATATATGGTTCATCACCTTTGGG CTTACAAAGACCTCCAGTCCAGAGAAGATATAAGAAATGCTGCATGGAATAAACATGGCTGGGATGAACTAGTATATTATACAG TGCCACTTATTCAGGAAATGGAGTCCAGAATCATGATACCATTGAAGATCTCTCCACTTCAGTAA
- the NIPSNAP2 gene encoding protein NipSnap homolog 2 isoform X1 codes for MATRVLLRRSLGGAGGLGRAGPRLPARGSLALRGLASSTNRAGEDSWLKSLFVRKVDPRKDAHSNLLAKKETSSLYKIQFHNVKPEYLDAYNKLCQEVLPKIHEEKHYPCALVGTWNTWYGEQDQAVHLWRYEGGYPALTEVMNKLRQNKEFTEFRKERGNMLLSRKNQLLLEFSFWNEPVPREGPNIYELRSYQLRPGTMIEWGNYWARAIRFRQDNNEAVGGFFSQIGQLYMVHHLWAYKDLQSREDIRNAAWNKHGWDELVYYTVPLIQEMESRIMIPLKISPLQ; via the exons ATGGCGACCCGAGTGCTGCTGCGGCGGAGCCTGGGGGGAGCCggcgggctgggcagggccgggcctCGCCTCCCGGCCCGCGGCAGCCTGGCCCTCAG GGGGCTGGCATCATCAACTAACAGAGCAGGTGAAGACAGCTGGTTAAAATCACTCTTTGTTCGCAAAGTGGATCCAAGGAAAGATGCTCACTCCAATCTACTAGCCAAAAAGGAGACCAGCAGTCTGTATAAAATACAGT TTCACAATGTAAAGCCAGAATACCTAGATGCCTACAACAAACTTTG TCAAGAGGTGCTGCCAAAGATTCATGAAGAAAAACACTACCCGTGTGCACTGGTGGGGACTTGGAACACGTGGTACGGAGAGCAAGATCAGGCTG TACATCTCTGGCGGTATGAGGGAGGCTATCCAGCTCTTACTGAGGTCATGAATAAGCTCCGACAAAATAAA GAATTCACGGAGTTTCGCAAAGAAAGGGGTAACATGCTTCTCTCTCGCAAGAACCAGCTTCTGTTGGAATTTAGTTTCTGGAATGAACCTGTTCCCAGGGAGGGTCCTAATATTTATGAACTGAGATCTTATCAACTTAGA CCTGGAACAATGATTGAATGGGGCAACTATTG GGCTCGTGCTATTCGTTTCCGACAGGACAATAATGAAGCAGTTGGAGGATTTTTCTCACAAATCGGACAGTTATATATGGTTCATCACCTTTGGG CTTACAAAGACCTCCAGTCCAGAGAAGATATAAGAAATGCTGCATGGAATAAACATGGCTGGGATGAACTAGTATATTATACAG TGCCACTTATTCAGGAAATGGAGTCCAGAATCATGATACCATTGAAGATCTCTCCACTTCAGTAA